The following nucleotide sequence is from Paeniglutamicibacter kerguelensis.
GTACCTGCCGCTGCCTGCACGCGATGTCGGCGAGCTGGTCGGGCACACCGACTGGCAGGCGCTGGTACGCGAAACCTTGAACGGCCACAGCGCCCCCGACGTGATTGCACGCGAGGAAGCAACCATTCTGAACCCCGTGCCGAACCCCCGCAAGGTCATCTGCTGCGGGCTGAACTACTCCGACCACATCCTCGAGATGGGCCGCGAATTGCCTCAGTACCCGACCCTCTTTGCCAAGTTCGCAGACACCCTCACCGACCCGGACGCCGAGATCGTCGGCGGGCATTCGGAAAACGTCGATTGGGAAGCCGAGCTCGCGGTCATCGTCGGTTCCACGCTCCGGGACGCCACCGAAGAGGAAGCAGCGGCCGCGATCGCCGGTTACACCGTCGCCAACGACATATCCATGCGCGACTGGCAGCGACGCACCCTGCAGTGGTTCCAGGGTAA
It contains:
- a CDS encoding fumarylacetoacetate hydrolase family protein, with product MKLATIRHAGRTTAALEVAGGYLPLPARDVGELVGHTDWQALVRETLNGHSAPDVIAREEATILNPVPNPRKVICCGLNYSDHILEMGRELPQYPTLFAKFADTLTDPDAEIVGGHSENVDWEAELAVIVGSTLRDATEEEAAAAIAGYTVANDISMRDWQRRTLQWFQGKAFDGTTPLGPVMVTPDEIDPEAGVEVICTLNGEEVQRGNTKTLVFSSAKLLSYISTFTVLRPGDVVLTGTPGGVGMGMVPPRFLKDGDELHTEIPGIGTLSNKFSARISTTV